The Hornefia porci genome contains the following window.
CAGTGATTTTTCCCTGATTTCCTTTTTCTTTGCCACTTTCTGTATTTCCTCTCGTTTTCTCTTTGTTTCCGCTTATTTCAATATTTCCTTCTCGATGCTCCGGAACCGCGCCGGCGGTTCTCCCCGGATTTCCATTCCGTCCAGATACTCATACCCCTCTCCGCAGTGATCGAAAACCAGCCTCCACGCGTGGAGCAGCTGGGTCGTCTGACCGAATCGTTCCCGAATGACTCTGTTCACGCCGGGATCTCCGTATTTGGCGTCTCCGATGACCGGATATCCCGCAGCCGCCAGCTGTGCGCGAATCTGATGTGTCCTTCCCGTGAGGATCTCCACCTCCGCCAGCGTAAAGCCTCCGCCCCGGCGCAGCGGAACGGCGACGGTTTCCATCGTTTTTCCGCCCGGCAGTTCCTCTCCGACCCGGACCATATTTTTGTCTTCCCGTTTCACCATCTCACCCCGCAGACGGAGGCTCTCTCTCAGATCGCCGCAGACGATGGTCAGATAGAATTTCCGGATGCTTCCGCGCTCACGGATCAGTTCATTGAAATGCTGCAGCGCACGATAATTCCTGCCGAAGATCACCAGCCCCGAGGTATTGCGGTCCAGCCGGTTCACAGGCGCGGGAACAAAGGTTTTCTCCCGGGACGGATCGTAGCCTCCCGTCGCCGTCAGATAGGAAATCACCTGATTGGTCAGGTGATTCTTTTTTTCCTTCCCGTCTCCGTGGGTCAGCAGCCCCGCCGGCTTCTCCACCACCAGAATATTTTCATCCTCATAGGCGATGCGGAACTGCCTCCGGACGTTTTCCGTTTTTTTGCCGCGATGAAACAAAGCCAGATCCGCATCCCCGATATACAGGCTCACCACGTCTCCGCTCCGGAGGATCCGGTCCCGTCCCGCTCTGCGGCCGTTGACCTTCACGTCTTTCCGGATTGCCTTGTAGATGAAACCGAGGGGCGCGCCGTTCAGATACTTCCGCAGGAATCTGTCCAGCCGCTGGTTCTGTTCATTCTCACCGATGTCGATATTTTTCATGTCTTATATTATACAACAGCGCTCTGCGTAAATCAAAATTAATTGTCCTTTCGGCGGAAGTATGTTATGATGTTCTTGTAGAAACCGGTGCCGAAGCCGCAAACCGCTCCGGCACAAAACCAGATAAAGGGGGTCTGTTAATGAGTAAATCCAGATCGTTTCGTGACTATCACTACGATCACAGCGATATCCTGCTTGCCGTTGTCATCCTGATCATCGCCGCCGCGCTGATTGTGTGGCGGATCAACATCATCATGGCTTATCCGTCGACGCTGGGACAGAAGGCAGGCACTACCGTGACCACGGAGCAGAACGCCACGACGTCAGACAATACCGCTGCCAAGGAGAGCACCAGGAGTTCCGGGACCAACAAGGCAACCTGGACCGACGACAAGCTCGCCGAGGAGTTCACACTCACCGTGGAGGGCTCCAGCGCAGACAAGAAGATCCAGTGCCTGATCGACGCGGGTCTGTTCACCAGCTCTGTCGATTTCAAATCGGTGTGCAAGAGCTACGGCCTGAATGCGGCGTCCATCAAAGCCGGAACCTATACGTTCAGCCAGGGTATGACAAAGGAAGATATAGCGAAAGATGTTATTAAATAATACTCGGGAGGTATTAAAATGGCATTAGTTACAACAACAGAGATGTTCAGAAAGGCACTGAACAGCGATTATGCGGTCGGCGCATTCAATGTGAACAACATGGAGATCATCCAGGGAATTGTTGACGCGGCTCAGCAGGAGAACGCTCCGCTGATTCTGCAGGTGTCTGCCGGCGCGAGAAAATACGCGAAACCGGTCTATCTGGTCAAGCTTGTTGAAGCTGCCATCGAAGACACCGGCGTGGATGTGGCTCTGCATCTGGACCACGGCGCCGATTTCGACATCTGCAAAAGCTGTGTTGACGGCGGATTCACCTCCGTTATGTACGACGGCTCCAAGCACCCGTTTGAGGAAAACATCCGAATCACCCGTCAGGTCGTGGAATACGCCCACGCCCACGGCGTCGTTGTGGAAGCCGAACTCGGAAAGCTTGCCGGAGTAGAGGACGCTGTCCATGTAAACGAGAGGGAGGCGACCTTCACTGTACCTGAGGAGGCAGCCGAATTCGTCGAGAAGACCGGCGTTGATTCTCTGGCGGTCGCCATCGGAACAAGTCACGGTGCGTATAAATTCAAAGGAACTCCGTATCTCGATTTTGAGAGACTGAAGAAGATCCATGCGCTGATTCCGGACACTCCGCTTGTTCTCCACGGTTCGTCCTCCGTTCCGCAGGAGTTCGTCGAGCTCTGCAACAAATACGGCGGAGAGGTTCCGGGTGCCCAGGGCGTTCCGGAGGATATGATTACTGAAGCTGTAAAGCACGGCGTCTGCAAGGTCAACATCGATACCGACCTGCGTCTGGCCATGACTGCGGAAATCCGGAGAGTCTTCCACGAGAATCCGGCGGAATTCGACCCGCGCAAATACCTCGGCCCGGGCAGAGACGCCATCCAGAAGATGGTAGCCCACAAGATGAGAGACGTGCTGAAGTGCTCCAACCAGCGCTAAAAGCCGTCGACGGCACCAGCGTTCCGAAAGCTTCAGAAGCTGTACCGGAACAGGCGTCACAAATAATTCATGTCACAGAAAGAGGACCGGCGACCCGGTCCTCTTTTCATGCATTCCGACGCTTCCGCGCCGCGTTTCTATCTGTTTTCTATTCCGGCAATCGCTCTGGCAAGGTCTTTCTTTCCCTGAATATTCCCCTGCCGGGAAATCATGATGCGCTGCGCCTGAGGCGATCCCGCACCGTGCATGGATTCTGTGCGGTACCCCACCGCGGCGGTTCCCAGACACAGGTTCTCCAGCAGCCGGAGCACCTTCTGACGGTCCTCAACATCCATATCTTCCCGGGTCGCAAAGTACTTCCGGCAGATCTCACCGACGGATTCTCCTCCTCTTCCCGCCGGCAGCTCCGATTCAAAGTCCTTCTGGGACGGCATCGTCACCATCAGCCCGCCGGCGATATCCTCCGCCAGCCGGACGATTTCATACGGGAAGCGTGTCACATTCTGCTTGCAGACATTCGCCAGCAGCAGATCGATCTGATAGTTCCCCGCTTTGGTGGGATGCCCTTCGGCCGAACAGGCGATGCCGCAGCAGAACAGCGTCTCATTCAGATGCGTCATCTCGATAAGCTTGTCCTTGATGTGAGAAGCCTTTTCCGCTCCGTTGTATTCCGCCGCCAGCGCCGCCGCGCCGATGACAACGTCTCCGACGCCCACCTTGCAGCCGCCGTAGCTCTGCCGGTGGTATCCGGCAAACCGCTCCACCATCATGCCCGCGAATTCATATTCCCCGGCCATGAACACATACTCATTGGGAATGAACACATCGTCGAAGACCACCAGCGCCTCCTGTCCGCCGAACCGGCTGTTCCCCACATCGACGGAGCAGGGATCCTCCAGCTTCCGGGTGTCGCAGGACTGGCGGCCGTATACCATAAACAGCCCCTCCGCATCACTGGGGCAGGCGAAGGATACCGCGTAATCCGCGTCCGCCTCCCGCATGGCGATGGTGGGCATGATCAGGTGCCAGTGGGAATTGACCGCTCCGGTCTGATGCGCTTTGGCTCCGCGCACCACGATCCCGTCCGGCAGGCGCTCCACGATCCGCAGAAACAGATCTTTGTCCGGCTGCGCGTGGGGCGCTTTACCCCGGTCTCCCTTGGGGTCCGTCATCGCGCCGTCCACCACCAGGTCCTCGTCCTGGATCATCTCCAGGAACTTCACAAAGTTCTCGTGATACTTTGTGCCCTTCGCCTCGTCCAGCTCATAGGTCGTGGAGAACACCGCGTTGAACGCGTCCATCCCCACACAGCGCTGAAAGCACGCGCCCGTCTTTTGTCCCAGAAGCCTCTGCATCTTCACCTTGCGAACAAGATCGTCCGTGCTCTGGTGCAGATGGGTGAACCGGTTGATCGTCTTGCCGGTCAGGGAGGATTTCGCGGTCATCAGGTCCGCGTACTCCGGGTCCTGCGCCAGATCGTAGGTCATCGCCACGCTGTTGATGGACGGGCGGATGATCGGATGATCCACCCAGTTCTCCACCTGCTCGCCGAACATGTAGACTCTGGTCTTCAGTCTGCGCAGACTTTCTATATATTCTTCTCCTGTCATTAAAGCCATCTCTCTCCTCCTGGAAAAACACCCCGCACCCGCAAGTCACTTCGCCCGGGGCCTTCCCTCCACTCCGGTGCCGGGATTCTCTCTTTCGCTGTAGAAAAGCAGGGCCTGAACTCGTCAGACCCCGCGGAATTTTTAATATACGCCGTACTTGTAAACTCTGTCCGGTACGTCCTTGTTAATCTTATCTTCATCAATGAACGCCACCGCGCGAACGATGGTGCCGTCGCCCATGTACCATCTGAGAGGGAATGCGCAGAACATGAATCTCTGCCCCTTGACCTTCTCCACATCGCCGCCGATGTTCTCAATGCCCATGACATTGTTCCCCAGCAGGATGTTGTGTACCGGCTCCCACTCCGGATAATCCTCCAGAGGCTCATGGCCGAACTCTTTCTTATATTCTTCAACAATTCTCGGTACATACGGGCCGGGACCGTGCTGCGCCGCGTATGTATAGAGGATATGATCCAGCGCCTGAAGGTCAAATCCAACGCCCTTCACCTTCAGATCGAAGACCAGATGATTCGCCGCCTCGATGGAGCATCCAGGGCTGTATGCGAAATAATCGTCGTTCTCTCCCCAGCGCTTGTTCATGCCGGTGCAGATGATGACCCAGTCACCCTCCTGAATGCCGCCTTCCACCTTCTTCGCAGCCTCGTCGATTTCCTCCGCAGTAATCAGTTCCCAGTGCTTCTTCGGGATGTCCAGACATACCGCCGGTCCGTAGTAATTCTCCAGCGGAAGCTCGTGAGTGTAGGCGCCCTCCGGAATCACGTGAGACGGGGAATCCGCGTGAGTCGAGTTATGCATATGGAAATCATTGAAGGTCTGCAGCAGTCTGTAGTGCATCGGCATATGCTGCACTCTGTCGATATGGAAATCGCCGTTGGACGGCCAGAGCGGATTTCCTCTGCCGAACGGATGTGATAAGTCGACTAATACTTGTTTACCCATTTTTCTTCTCCTTTTATTTTCGCATATTGAATCACAACTGTAATACGTATCTGCTTATATTAATTAGCAAAGGGTATGCCATTCCGTCGGATTTGCTGCAATCCGCATGTTTTCAACGCTTCAACAAAAGCTGATCCCCGCCGCCTGCGGCGGTTTCTGTTGCATCACGCGCAGATCGTTGCAGTCAGGCAACGGATTTTCCGCCCGCCCGGGCAGCAGATCTTCTACACGCCCAGTATACTGCGGGCCTCATCCGGCGTCGCCACGGTTTTTCCCAGCTCCTCCACGATGCGCTTCACCCGCGCGACGAACTGCTGATTAGATTCCGCCAGCTGGCCTTTGTTGTAGTAGACATTGTCCTCCAGCCCCACGCGCACGTTGCCGCCTAAGGCGAGAGCCGCCATCATGATCTCATTGGCTCCCTTCCCGATACCGAAAGCGCTCCAGGTGCATTTCTCCGGAAGGTGATTGACGAGGTACAGCAGATTTTCCGTCGTCGCCTCCATTCCACCGGCCGCGCCGAGGCAGAGCTGGAAGTGCGCCGGCTCCTGAATAATCCCTTTCCGGATGTAATACTTCGCCGTGTTCAGCATCCCGATATCGAATATCTCAATCTCCGGTTTAACGCCCGCCGCAATCATTTCCTTTCCGCACAGCTCCAGAAATTCCGGCTCATTCATAAACACCACGCTGTTCAGCCAGTTCATGGTTCCGGCGTCAAAGGAGGCCAGCTCCGGCTTCAGTTCCCGGAATGGATGGATGCGCTCCTCCCACGAAAAGCCCTGACCTCCGGAGGACGTGAGATTCAGCACCAGCGGCGAACCAGCGTCCCGGATCAGCTTTACCGTCTCCTCAAACTTGTCAAACCTCATGCTGGCCGCATCGTTGTCATCCCGTACATGAATATGCACCGCGGACGCTCCCGCGTCACAGCACGCCAATGCGGACGCCGCGATTTCCTCCGGCTGCGTCGGAAGGTTCGGGTTATCCTTCTTCGTGGTCACAGCGCCGGTCAGCGCCGCGGTCACGATCACCTTACTTTTGTCATTCAGTCTCCGTGTTTCATACATAATTTTTGTTTCCTCCTGCTACAAAATATGACGGCGCTGTCGCCGTTCTCTTTGCGCACATATACAAACGCAAGCTTTGTGCCACCACAAAGCCATTGAAAATCCGCCGTTCCGGCGGCCCTCAAGTTGCACAGCGTCATTCCCGTTGCAGTCCGGCAACAAATTTGCTTTCAGTGCTCATCCTTCCCTTTATCATTCCGCCCATCGGTGGTATAATGAGGAAAATAACCGGGAGGACGCGATGAATCAGATAGTAGCCATACAGGAAGTAATTGAAAAAATCGACGACGCCGTCAAGAGAGAGGACTATAAGGATCCGGACGCCGCCCTGGCGCTGCTGCAGAGCCTCAAGGCTGATCTGCACTATTTTCACGAGGCCGGAATCGATTTCAAGGTCGTAGTGGACAGCCTCGACGACAGCATTTACATCACCGACAAAGAAGGACGCGTCATGTATGTGAATCCGGCTCACAAAAAGAACACCAACATTGAGCCGGAAGAGGTCCTGGGACGCCTCACCGGCGATATTGTCCGCGAGGGCACTCTGTTCACCGGCGGATCGACGATGGACGTCATCAAAGAGAAAAAGAAGATTTTCCGCCTCTCTACAGTGCAGAAGAAGGATCCCCCCGAAGTCGGATATACCGTAGGCGTTCCCATTTTCGACAGGAACGGAGAACTGGCTCAGGTGGTGGTCAGCAGCCGTCCGATTCTTTCACTCCAGGCGCTGCACGAGGATTACGGCCGATTCCTTTCCGAAATCGACCGCACCAAGGAACAGCAGCACGTCACGATTCACAAAAACGCGAAATCTCCTTCCATGTCCGGTGACCGGCTTATCGGCGCTTCCTACTCGCTGAAAAAAATCTCCGATATCATCGCTCTGGCTGCTCCCACCGACGCGACAGTGCTGATCACCGGAGAATCCGGCGTCGGCAAGGAGGTCATCGCGGACGAAATTTACCGAAAAAGCGACCGCAGCGACCGGACCTTCATCAAGGTAAACTGTGCCTCGATTCCCGCCAATCTGCTGGAATCCGAACTTTTCGGCTACGAGCGCGGCGCGTTCTCCGGCGCGAACTCCGGCGGAAAGCCGGGACTCTTTGAAATGGCCAGCGGCGGCACGCTTCTCCTGGACGAAATCGGCGACATGCCCATGGATCTTCAGGTGAAGCTTCTGCGGGCGATTCAGGACAAAAAAATAACCCGCGTAGGGGGCACCAAACCGATTCAGCTGGACATCCGGTTCATCGCCGCCACCAACAGCGACCTGAAGAAGAAAATCGCGGAGGGCACGTTCCGGCAGGATCTTTTCTACCGGCTGAACGTCATTCCGGTCAACATCCCGCCGCTCCGGGAGCGGATCAACGACATCGATGCGCTGACCGACCACTTCATCGACGTGTTCGCGGAGAAGCACCATCGCCGGCTGACTCTGTCTGAGAAAAACAGAGAAGTCTTCCGTGCCTATCACTGGCCGGGCAACGTGAGAGAGCTGGAAAACGTCATCGAATATCTGACGATCTGCGCTTCCGGCAGCGACCACGTAGACGAGGAGACTCTCCGGGGAATACTGGACATTTCCCAGAGCGACAACCCGGCCACCGGCGCCGGAACTCTGGCTCAGTCCGTGGAAAATTATGAGAAGAATCTCATCGAAACGGTTCTGAAAAGCTCAAAAAGCCTGCGGGACGCCGGCGCACGTCTGGGCGTCAACGCCTCCACAATATCCCGCAAAATCAAGCAGTACGGAATCGACTATCCGGGAACCAAGTAGCACAGTCTCCGGATTTTCTGGTGCGACCGAAACCAGTCTGCTGTATCTTCATTTGTCAGAACAGTCCATAAGAATACGAAAGAACGCCTGCACCTCGTCCGGGGCGTTCTTATTTTATTCTCCCGCGGCCATTGCCGCGGTTTTCTGTATTTATCTGAAGGAAAGAAATCACAATCACTCTGGTCAGACATCGCTCCCCGTCAATTTTACAATAAAACTATTTATCTGCAGATTATTATCACTATACAGTTGCCCTGCCCATTGCTCTTATGCTATAATTGACCATACTCAAGACTACAGTTAATTATCTGATATCCGATTTATAACCCGCATGCAGGAAAGGATCTACACATGCCCAGAAGAATGCAGAAAAAGAATGACTCGAAAAAAGTAAGCGCTTTATGCTGCGGTTCAGCAGCTTTTGTGAAAGGGGTTAAAGGAATCTTTCATCGCGCGCAACACCACAAAGAAGCATCAAACCCGAACTCACTGAGAAAGAAACTGCTGACCATGCTGGCTGCATTTTCAATCGCTTTTACTGTCTGCCAGCCGGGCGATGCCGTTACTGTCCATGCCGCCGGCAGCGAGGTGGATGCGCAGACCATCCTCCAGGAGGCATTGCTGAATGCTGCCAAAGGCACCCCGTCTGAATTTGCAAAATGGGGAACAAAAAAGCTGATTGCCGCTGCCCTCAACTCCGATGAAGTAAGCGACTGTGACATTATCATGGGCAGGCTGGATGACATCGTAAAAAACCAGACCAGGATGATTGATATGCTGAGTGAGATCGATACGAAGATTATGAAAAAAGATCTCTACGATAATATGAATGAGTTTATCAAGAAATCATGGTCAGGCGATTTCGAAAAGAATTATAAAGGACTGACCGCTGTAAATGCTGCATCATACAGCAGCGACGCCGCTCGGGCATCCGCACAGAAAAACTATCTTATCACCAGCGTCGCAGAAATGAATCCCAGTTCACTCCACGGCGGAGACTGCCAGTTTGATAAAGATGTATACACCTACGGAAACTATCTGACCCAGGGTGAATGGGTGTTATACAGCAGCGAACGGCAGCCGATTTATTCAATATGGCATCAGACCATGAAATACAAATACAAATGGGAGCACCAGTCATACGAGGAATGGGCTGCTTTCCAGAATAATGTGACGGAATCATATCTGTCCGCCGCCGCAGTGGACAAGCTCTCGATTCTGGCCCGGATCGATGCGATTGAGAAGTATAACAAGACTCACATTACTTCCAGGATTTCCACAGACGGACTGAAAACACGTTTGAGTATGCTTGACGAACAGATTGCAAAAGTCAGAGAAATCTACAATAAATACAAAGTAACGCCGCTGGCTGATTCCATACGCCACTATCAGGTGCCCGGACATGAAATGTATCTGTATACCACAGCCAAAGAACAGGCCATCATTAATGAAGCAAACCGGAAAAAAGGAATCCACGATCTTGTCACATGGTATAACAAGCATCGCAATAACAAATCCGAGTATACCCAGCTGACGGGAATCAAAGGACGCTGGAACGATAAAATGCACAGAACGGATGTGTCTCCTAACCTGAACCACTGGCGAAGCTTTATCAGCTATGACGCCTCCACTCTGACCCCAACAGCCGAATGGATGCAGCAGATTTACAAAGACTACGAGGGGAAGGCAACTCTTTATCAGATTTTCTTTGACAAAGACAAGGGAAATCTGACGCCGCCTTCAGGCTGGCAGAAAAACTGGAATTTTGTCGTGGATCCCAACCCGGATCATCCGATGGAATACTGGGACGGCGGGACATTCAAAGCCGACCGCATATATACGCCGACGCTGAACGGTTCTGCAGCATTGCAAAAGTCTATCATCTACTACTATCATAACTGGAACAATAATCCTCCGGATACGGTACGGCATTATATCGGTATCGGAATCACGAAAGACCCTCGCGGTAATGCAGATGAAATAAGTCCGGATTACGATGATATCTGGAACGAAAGTTCCATGGACAGTGACCCGCAAGGCTGTGTCATCGGCGCATCTCTCTCTGCAGACGAGCCGAAGAAAGATGAGACCTCCAAAGTGTCTGATTCATTGAATCACACGGACGCGAAAACATCTCCGGAAACCGGCGACTCCGCTCCGATACTGCCGCTGGCCGGTCTGGCGTTCCTGAGTGCATTGGCTGCGGCAGGATTGTTGATCAGGCGAAAAACATCATCAGAGAAATGAACTTTATACTGCACAAAGTCGTTTTAAAAAAAAGCCTCCGCATTAAAGCGGAGCCTTTTTTCTTATACCATTTCAATGATGACTGCGGTTCCCATGCCGCCGCCCGCACACAGGGTGGCGAGGCCGTATTTCTGCCCGCGCTTCATCAGCTCGTACATGCAGGTGATGACCAGGCGGGAGCCGGTTGCGCCCACGGGATGACCGAGGGAAATACCGCTGCCGTTCACATTCAGCTTGTCATCCGGAATTCCCAGCGTCTTCTGGCAGGCAAGGCACTGAGCGGCGAAGGCCTCGTTGATTTCGAACAGATCGATATCGTCGATGGTCATTCCCGCCTTGTCCAGCGCTTTTCTGGAGGCGTCGATGGGGCCGATTCCCATCAGCTCCGGGGGAACGCCTACCGTCGCCACAGATTTGATGCGGCAGATGATGTTCAGCCCCAGCTCCTTGGCTTTTTCCTCCTCCATCAGGATCACGCCGGAAGCCGCGTCGTTCATACCGGACGCATTGCCTGCGGTCACCGTTCCGTCCTCCTTAAAGGTTGGCTTCAGCTTCGCCAGCGCCTCATAGCTCGCGTTTCTCCTGGGATACTCGTCGGTATCATAGGTAGTGTCACCTTTTCTTCCGTGCACCGTAACAGGAATGATTTCATCCCTGAATTTCCCGGCGTCGATGGCTGCCACCGCTCTCTGCTGGGAGCGAAGAGAATAGCGATCCATCTCTTCTCTGGTCACATGATATTTCTCAGCCACATTTTCCGCGGTGATTCCCATCGCAGGTCCGACGCCCAGATTCGTCAGGGAATCCCACATGGAGTCCCGCAGCTCCATATGACCGTACTTCTTGCCGTATCTGGCGTCGAACACCATGTGGGGCGCGGTGCTCATGCTGTCCGCGCCGCCCGCCATGATGCAGTCTGCTTCGCCGGCCTTAATCTGATAGTAGCCGAACTGAATTGACGACATCGACGAAGTGCAGTTTCTGTGGATTGTGATTCCCGGCACCGTAACCGGCAGGCCTGCCTTGACCGCGGCGACGCGGGCCAGGTTGTTTTCTTTGTAGGTCCTCTGATAGTTGCAGCCCCAGATTACATCCTCGATCATCGCGGGATCGATACCCGCCCGCTCTACCAGCGCCTGCATGACAGGGATGGAAAGATCCAGTGACGTAATGGTCTTAAACTGCCCGCCGATGGTTCCGATAGGCGTTCTGCAGCCTGCTACTATGACGACATTTCTCATTGCTTATGCTTCCTTTCCTGTAATTGAGTCTTCCTTCGCGTAGTCCAGGTTGTATTTTCTCGTATTCAGCACAGAGATCAGGATGATGTTCACCGCCAGCAGCACGATGAATACGATATAGGCTCCCCGCAGGGATCCGGTGATGGTCAGCGCGAGAGAATTGATTTTGTAGTTCAGCATCAGCACAATCTCCATAATCGGGAAGTAGATGGAATAGACCAGATCGAAGTTGTGTCTACCGAATACAGAAGCCGGAAGGGACGTCATGAAGTTTGCCGCCGCTCCGATTGCTACGCCGACCATGGCGACACAGATATATCCGCCCAGCTGATTGTTCAGAATATAGTTGACCGCGAGGGCGATGATGTACCAGATCAGGAACGCGCGAACCGCGGTCTTGACGCCCAGTTTCTGGTCGATGAAGCCGAACCCGTAGGAGCCGGCCAGGCCGACGAGGGCGCAGACTGTCATCATGAACACCGCCTTGGTGGGCGTGAATCCCAGCTCAATGTTTCTGGATACCATCTGACTCATGACTCCGGTGGTGACCAGCTGGTTGATTCCGATGATGATGGCGACCACCCACATCTCCGGGGTTTTCAGCAGAGAAGCAACCGTCCATCTGCTGGTGTTCTCCGAGCTCATATCCGCATATTCCGCTTCATAGACCTCTTTGCTGACGTTGTCCGGGTAGACGCCTCTCTCCTGGGGAGTGTTGCGAATCACGATGTACCCGATAATGGCTACAACGATACCGACAATTCCCATGACTCTCATTCCGGCAGCCATTCCGAGACCGCCGATCAGTGCGGAAATCAGAGGAACATAAAGGGCAGAACCCAGATTGTGTCCCATCGTCGTAAAGCCGTTGGCAAGACCTTTCTTCTTCGGGAACCACTGGGTAACCAGATTTCCTCCGCCGATGTACGCAGCGCCGTTGATAAAAATCGTTACCAGTGTCAGGCCGATGAAGTACGAGAATACTGTCTGAGATGCGCCGTAATAAATGTACGATGCTCCCGCCAGTCCGAGGAAGATCGCAGAAAGCGCCCTGGCGCCGATCTTAACGCAGATGCGCCCGATGATAAAGTAAGCGACCACGCCGATCAGGCCCGCATAGAACGCCATATCCAGAAGTCTCGCATGCAGCGCCGTCTGAGAAGCGTAGCCCAGCGCCTTCCAGTGCGCTCCCGCAAACGCCTCGATGACGATATTCTGCCCGTCGATGGAATAACCGATGAGGAACCAGAACATGATCATGCAGTAGAAGATGATCAGCCAGCCCTTTCCGAAGTCGGCTCTGGTGTTTTCCGACTGTAATTTCACATTGTTATCTGACATAATAAACCTCCATATGGTTGTCGCCGGCGGCGCGCCTGCTGCCGCGAATTCATCCGCGCCCCCGCGCCGCCGGCAGGAAATCGCCTATTTCTTTCCGAATCTCAGGTCTGTGGCTGCCACGACCATTTCATCCCACGTATCGAACCGGCTGCTCTCCCGGACAAAGCCGTCCAGCAGCGTCTTAGAGTATACCAGTCTTGGAGAATCCCAGGTGCACATGACGGCGCTGGAATACTTAAAGGCCTCGAAATTTTCCAGATTGGTGTATTCCTGCATGAATTCATCTGTAAAGATATCCTCCAGGATTTTCTTGAATTCATCGTCGTTATTGTAGGATACGTAATCGTTCAGCATGATTATTTACTCTCCGGATGTTCTTTGTAATACTCTTCCGCGGCCTTGAACACATAGTCGCGCCATACGGGTTCGTCCCTCTTCATGCAGGGACGAATGATCTCGTCTTCCTGGTCGCCCATTCCGTTGATAGTCTCTTTCCTCTGGACTGTCAGATACAGAGCCGGCTCGTTCGGTGGGCATCCGAGAATCCAGTAAGCATTCGGATGGTCTTTCAGATATTTCTTTGTACAATTTCCGTGGAGCACGATCTTCTCGTCGGGAATATCCTTCGGAACCTCGTTCTTCGGTCCCGCGACGATGGTCATTCCCGCGTTTTTGTCGTACTCTCCTACCGCCTTCAGCTCTTCCATATTGATGGCAAGCAGCGCCTGACAGCTGGAGCATGCGCCGTCGCAGCGCACATCGTATTCCGGCCACCGCTTGCTCATGTCTCCGATGTACGGGATCCACATGGGCTTAAAGCATTCCTCGATAGTCTGTCCCACGACCTCGATCTGATCCATGCTGTAGCTTCCCAGTCCGGCTTCCTCGGCTACCGTAAAATAGCTGACGCCGGAGGTATCGATTCCGGTGACCTCGCAGGCGACCCGGTCAATAGCGACAGGATCCTTCGACCCCAGAATCATGTTGGATTCAATAGGCACCGGCATGTGGGGGCTGTATCCGCT
Protein-coding sequences here:
- a CDS encoding sigma-54 interaction domain-containing protein; amino-acid sequence: MNQIVAIQEVIEKIDDAVKREDYKDPDAALALLQSLKADLHYFHEAGIDFKVVVDSLDDSIYITDKEGRVMYVNPAHKKNTNIEPEEVLGRLTGDIVREGTLFTGGSTMDVIKEKKKIFRLSTVQKKDPPEVGYTVGVPIFDRNGELAQVVVSSRPILSLQALHEDYGRFLSEIDRTKEQQHVTIHKNAKSPSMSGDRLIGASYSLKKISDIIALAAPTDATVLITGESGVGKEVIADEIYRKSDRSDRTFIKVNCASIPANLLESELFGYERGAFSGANSGGKPGLFEMASGGTLLLDEIGDMPMDLQVKLLRAIQDKKITRVGGTKPIQLDIRFIAATNSDLKKKIAEGTFRQDLFYRLNVIPVNIPPLRERINDIDALTDHFIDVFAEKHHRRLTLSEKNREVFRAYHWPGNVRELENVIEYLTICASGSDHVDEETLRGILDISQSDNPATGAGTLAQSVENYEKNLIETVLKSSKSLRDAGARLGVNASTISRKIKQYGIDYPGTK
- a CDS encoding MFS transporter yields the protein MSDNNVKLQSENTRADFGKGWLIIFYCMIMFWFLIGYSIDGQNIVIEAFAGAHWKALGYASQTALHARLLDMAFYAGLIGVVAYFIIGRICVKIGARALSAIFLGLAGASYIYYGASQTVFSYFIGLTLVTIFINGAAYIGGGNLVTQWFPKKKGLANGFTTMGHNLGSALYVPLISALIGGLGMAAGMRVMGIVGIVVAIIGYIVIRNTPQERGVYPDNVSKEVYEAEYADMSSENTSRWTVASLLKTPEMWVVAIIIGINQLVTTGVMSQMVSRNIELGFTPTKAVFMMTVCALVGLAGSYGFGFIDQKLGVKTAVRAFLIWYIIALAVNYILNNQLGGYICVAMVGVAIGAAANFMTSLPASVFGRHNFDLVYSIYFPIMEIVLMLNYKINSLALTITGSLRGAYIVFIVLLAVNIILISVLNTRKYNLDYAKEDSITGKEA
- a CDS encoding LPXTG cell wall anchor domain-containing protein: MPRRMQKKNDSKKVSALCCGSAAFVKGVKGIFHRAQHHKEASNPNSLRKKLLTMLAAFSIAFTVCQPGDAVTVHAAGSEVDAQTILQEALLNAAKGTPSEFAKWGTKKLIAAALNSDEVSDCDIIMGRLDDIVKNQTRMIDMLSEIDTKIMKKDLYDNMNEFIKKSWSGDFEKNYKGLTAVNAASYSSDAARASAQKNYLITSVAEMNPSSLHGGDCQFDKDVYTYGNYLTQGEWVLYSSERQPIYSIWHQTMKYKYKWEHQSYEEWAAFQNNVTESYLSAAAVDKLSILARIDAIEKYNKTHITSRISTDGLKTRLSMLDEQIAKVREIYNKYKVTPLADSIRHYQVPGHEMYLYTTAKEQAIINEANRKKGIHDLVTWYNKHRNNKSEYTQLTGIKGRWNDKMHRTDVSPNLNHWRSFISYDASTLTPTAEWMQQIYKDYEGKATLYQIFFDKDKGNLTPPSGWQKNWNFVVDPNPDHPMEYWDGGTFKADRIYTPTLNGSAALQKSIIYYYHNWNNNPPDTVRHYIGIGITKDPRGNADEISPDYDDIWNESSMDSDPQGCVIGASLSADEPKKDETSKVSDSLNHTDAKTSPETGDSAPILPLAGLAFLSALAAAGLLIRRKTSSEK
- a CDS encoding thiolase family protein produces the protein MRNVVIVAGCRTPIGTIGGQFKTITSLDLSIPVMQALVERAGIDPAMIEDVIWGCNYQRTYKENNLARVAAVKAGLPVTVPGITIHRNCTSSMSSIQFGYYQIKAGEADCIMAGGADSMSTAPHMVFDARYGKKYGHMELRDSMWDSLTNLGVGPAMGITAENVAEKYHVTREEMDRYSLRSQQRAVAAIDAGKFRDEIIPVTVHGRKGDTTYDTDEYPRRNASYEALAKLKPTFKEDGTVTAGNASGMNDAASGVILMEEEKAKELGLNIICRIKSVATVGVPPELMGIGPIDASRKALDKAGMTIDDIDLFEINEAFAAQCLACQKTLGIPDDKLNVNGSGISLGHPVGATGSRLVITCMYELMKRGQKYGLATLCAGGGMGTAVIIEMV